CAGATAAATATAAACTAAAAAGGAAAAAAATCAATATTAAGTATATTTAAGAACATTCTCTAAGGAACAGGGTCGTATCCGCCTTTACAGAAAGGATTGCACCTTAAAATTCGAAGGACACTTAAAAATCCTCCTTTTATGGCTCCGTATTTTGATATGGCCTCATAGGCATATTGACTGCAGGTGGGATAATACCTGCAGGAATCAGGCAAAAAAGGCGATATGCATTTTTTATAAAAACGAATCAATAAAAGCAGTAATTTTTTTAACATATATACGCCGCCTATAATACTTTAAGCATATGATGCTTTTTAATAAGATGCATAACACTTGGGGCTATATCATGAAAACCTGCATCGGCACAAGAGGCCCTTGCGATAAAGATAAT
This is a stretch of genomic DNA from Anaeropeptidivorans aminofermentans. It encodes these proteins:
- the yidD gene encoding membrane protein insertion efficiency factor YidD, translated to MLKKLLLLLIRFYKKCISPFLPDSCRYYPTCSQYAYEAISKYGAIKGGFLSVLRILRCNPFCKGGYDPVP